The following DNA comes from Holophagaceae bacterium.
CGATCGCAGGCCGACGCGATGGGTGATGGTCCGAAGGAAGGTCGGTGTTGTTTCAGTCCACGTCGCACCCCGGCCATCGCTCCTGGCTCAGCGCTCCCGCACGAATTCCAACTTCGGATAGGCCACTTGGAATCCCATTTTTTCTAAATTGAATTGGGAGTGTCCATGCGGCGCCGTGGCGCTGCAGGCGAGGGTGCAGTCCAATGCCTTGGCGAAGGCCAAGCGGGTCTGGATAAGTGCGCCCTGCCCTCCCCGCCCGCGGAATTTCGGGCGCACCGAAGTACCTGAAAGGGCCGCGGTGTTCTCGTAAATGCCAACGGTTCCAGCGCCCACAGGCTCCTCATCCAAGAAGGCCAGAAAGCAGGTGGTGCCCTTCGCTTTGGTGGTCGGGAGCATGATACCGAGTCCCTCGTCGCTGAGTTCGTCGCGTTCGAAGAAGCCAGCGGCAACCACGCTGGCGAAGAGTTTTTCTTCGCCGGGTTCGATGGGCCGCACCATGAATTCCGATGCCGGGTCTGGCGGTAGTTCATCCATTTCGCGCATCCAGACCTGCTGGAACATCTGAACGCGATAGCCGCGTTTGGAAAGAAATGCGTAGAGGCCTGGATCC
Coding sequences within:
- a CDS encoding GNAT family N-acetyltransferase → MNAQLDLQSLCRRLEFAQASQNQAMAEAQALMNPESGARCERIGSRERGAFAVYLGPGHILNQGLALGLDGPMKEGELDALEGILGRPTVLELSAGADPGLYAFLSKRGYRVQMFQQVWMREMDELPPDPASEFMVRPIEPGEEKLFASVVAAGFFERDELSDEGLGIMLPTTKAKGTTCFLAFLDEEPVGAGTVGIYENTAALSGTSVRPKFRGRGGQGALIQTRLAFAKALDCTLACSATAPHGHSQFNLEKMGFQVAYPKLEFVRER